In Leptospira congkakensis, the DNA window TCAAGTGAATCTGAATTTTTTTTTACAGATCCAAACCTCTGATCATACTACTGTTCACAAACCGAATCAAAATGTTTTTGAACCAATCTTTGGATTATTAAAAAAAGAAAATATTAATAAGGAGGAAATCATCTATATCGGCGATTCTCCTGCCGATTACGAATCTGCTAGCAGGTTTGGATTTCATTTCGTTGGTATCGCCCACGATGATAGGCATCTTCCTTATTTCCAAACGGGGAAAATTCCATTTGTTCGAAATTTTTTGGAACTAGAAGAGTATTTAATCAATCAATATAGTTTTGCGTAATCAAGGATAGTTTGTTTACGTTTTTGGAACGATTGTATGCGATAACAAACAAAACAGTAAGAGAAGCAGAAGGTTGCCCAATGAAAGATTTGAATGATTATGTAAATGCATACAAAAAACAACTCCAAATCGGAGACATCCAAGAAGCATATGCTAGGCTCGTAAAATACGTAACCAAACTCGGCACAAACTTATCCAAAAATCTTTCTAAAAGTTATTCCTTTGGAAGCCTTTTTCAAGGCTATATGGACTATACCTATTTCTATTACGGAAACAAGTTCTTGAAAGATAGAAAATTAAAGATGGGGCTTGTGTTAAACCATCCTAAAATGCAATTTGAAGTTTGGCTTTTGGGTCAGACCATTCCCATCCAAGAAAGGTATTGGGAGTATTTTAAAAACACGAAGTGGAATAAAAATAGAACTACCAAACCACAGTATTCTATTCTTGAGACTGTCCTAATTGAAAATCCAGATTTTAATGATTTGGATCGGCTTACGAAAGAAATAGAAAATCATTTGGTTCAGGTGACTGCGGAAATTATTGAGGACATTAAGCGCAGTAAATTGAAATAAAAGTAGTTGGCTTACAAAGTAATGGATAAGGCATAACAGAAGCTTATCATTCCCTAATCGAACCTGGTATCATCTCTCCTAGATACAAGGATAGCTTTCATTGGCTACCCTTGTGCCGATTGGTTTATCCCTTAAC includes these proteins:
- a CDS encoding DUF7000 family protein, with amino-acid sequence MFTFLERLYAITNKTVREAEGCPMKDLNDYVNAYKKQLQIGDIQEAYARLVKYVTKLGTNLSKNLSKSYSFGSLFQGYMDYTYFYYGNKFLKDRKLKMGLVLNHPKMQFEVWLLGQTIPIQERYWEYFKNTKWNKNRTTKPQYSILETVLIENPDFNDLDRLTKEIENHLVQVTAEIIEDIKRSKLK